One genomic window of Spiroplasma endosymbiont of Diplazon laetatorius includes the following:
- a CDS encoding DNA adenine methylase — translation MPNKFISPLTWPGGKAKQWNLIKRYFPKNTKEMIYVEPFFGGGSVGLNSLRENLFNYYFFNDIDSSLIQFWRWFSLHKILFEKEDFYPYASLNYLSDWSDKNLGTHKLYLMNNNLTFNGQQWGTWTQQRLEQNWNQNKFIRILECQKLLQNNKNKISFLSNSYSTCINFFINKYCFYYLDPPYFSNKGKPYRYRFKTKDWNEFQIWLEKITKSESLFCLSIDDSLETREMFKDYFIYEQEWKYTSSNTKGNKKCKIGKELIITNYEVKNNDLNMS, via the coding sequence ATGCCCAATAAATTTATATCACCATTAACATGACCTGGTGGAAAAGCTAAACAATGAAATTTAATTAAGAGATATTTTCCTAAAAACACTAAAGAAATGATTTATGTTGAACCATTTTTTGGTGGAGGCAGTGTTGGTTTAAATTCTTTAAGAGAAAATTTATTTAATTATTATTTTTTTAATGATATAGATAGTTCTTTAATACAATTTTGAAGATGGTTTAGTTTACATAAAATTTTATTTGAAAAAGAAGACTTTTATCCATATGCAAGTCTTAATTACTTAAGTGATTGATCTGACAAAAATTTAGGTACACATAAATTATATTTAATGAACAATAATTTAACATTTAATGGTCAACAATGAGGAACATGAACACAACAAAGACTAGAGCAAAATTGAAATCAAAATAAATTTATTAGAATTTTGGAATGTCAAAAATTATTACAAAATAATAAAAATAAAATAAGTTTTTTGAGTAATTCCTATTCAACTTGTATAAATTTTTTTATAAACAAATATTGCTTTTATTACTTAGATCCACCTTATTTTTCTAATAAAGGTAAACCATATAGATATAGATTTAAAACTAAAGATTGAAATGAATTTCAAATTTGATTGGAAAAAATAACAAAATCAGAATCATTATTTTGTTTAAGCATTGATGATTCTTTAGAAACGAGAGAAATGTTCAAAGATTATTTTATTTATGAACAAGAATGAAAATACACTTCTTCAAATACTAAGGGTAACAAGAAATGTAAAATAGGAAAAGAATTAATTATTACAAATTATGAGGTGAAAAATAATGACTTGAACATGTCCTAA
- a CDS encoding ABC transporter ATP-binding protein — translation MIELKNVTRIFNEDKGIRDINFEIPEKSIVVFVGNNGAGKTTTIRAISGELKLHTGEILIDGQDLFKNKNLNKIAFFPDTDYIPRNMTVYEYVRYTCATHGMREAAMLEKTVPIYELLGITQFINTKIKHLSSGTKKKVAMVSALVLSPKYIIFDEPTANLDIESKIEFLEIIKILNSLNVSILITSHLIEELEEIATHVVIINDGKIVYKEKFDNSKEKILDIYKKFIEKPVFNKEIIKDLY, via the coding sequence ATGATAGAACTAAAAAATGTAACTAGAATCTTTAATGAAGATAAAGGTATCAGGGATATTAACTTTGAAATTCCTGAAAAATCAATAGTTGTCTTTGTTGGAAACAACGGAGCTGGTAAAACAACTACTATTAGAGCAATTTCTGGAGAATTAAAACTTCATACAGGAGAAATCTTGATTGATGGTCAAGATTTATTCAAAAATAAGAATTTAAATAAAATAGCTTTTTTCCCAGATACTGATTACATACCAAGAAACATGACTGTTTATGAATATGTTAGATATACATGTGCAACTCACGGTATGAGAGAAGCTGCTATGTTAGAAAAAACTGTACCAATTTATGAATTGCTTGGAATAACACAATTCATTAACACAAAAATTAAACACTTATCATCTGGTACAAAGAAAAAAGTTGCCATGGTTTCAGCACTTGTTCTTTCACCTAAATATATTATTTTTGATGAACCAACTGCTAACTTAGATATAGAATCAAAAATTGAATTCTTAGAAATTATTAAGATCCTAAATTCTTTAAATGTTTCAATCTTAATTACAAGTCACCTTATTGAGGAATTAGAAGAAATAGCAACTCATGTTGTTATCATAAATGATGGAAAAATAGTATATAAAGAAAAATTTGATAATTCAAAAGAAAAAATATTAGACATCTATAAAAAATTTATTGAAAAACCAGTCTTTAATAAAGAAATTATTAAAGACTTGTACTAG
- a CDS encoding Vmc-like lipoprotein signal peptide domain-containing protein, whose protein sequence is MKKLIKLLSVALITGSTAGSVVACSDVVIRKEQLKTVDTYKLRYAAITFYVDKVNSVNSIEEMISFYNGDEFNQRIVDYGVEGVVDVNAYLKEGTDNIIVIAPDVYSNYKEVEKEDNVEVKYDKGNTVVTLNVTNQIKEVVEGKIKSESTYAYLDDAYTSIEKAILSTSDIYFNKEKLDDILSKEVTSNDYPIKIDIENNSWTIDLNILGKALTDNFIFDRGTISGDINCFISDSGVGSFLNTPLKEVFLTKGWLTTIVISSGGYGDVLNSANKEQENSIEEITNMIYKMVDQTPENYKAVFEWANNFVSIAIDNNQTMENANELASKISILNVGEKKFEMAQLALTWRSSIEKPLGVFEKYKYVGMDIEYYGNNKDWFPVFTFNNGFENVKYSSFRHNKK, encoded by the coding sequence ATGAAAAAACTAATTAAATTGCTAAGTGTAGCTTTAATTACAGGTTCAACTGCAGGAAGCGTGGTTGCTTGTAGTGATGTTGTAATAAGAAAAGAACAACTAAAAACAGTAGATACTTATAAATTAAGATATGCAGCTATAACTTTCTATGTAGATAAAGTAAATAGTGTAAATAGTATCGAAGAAATGATCTCTTTTTATAATGGAGATGAATTTAATCAAAGAATAGTTGACTATGGTGTAGAAGGTGTTGTTGATGTAAATGCCTATTTAAAAGAAGGAACTGATAACATCATAGTTATTGCTCCTGATGTTTACTCTAACTACAAAGAAGTAGAAAAAGAAGATAACGTTGAAGTTAAATACGATAAAGGTAACACTGTTGTAACTTTAAATGTTACAAATCAAATTAAAGAGGTTGTTGAAGGTAAAATTAAATCAGAATCTACTTATGCATACTTAGATGATGCTTATACAAGTATTGAAAAAGCGATACTATCAACATCTGATATTTATTTCAATAAAGAAAAATTAGATGACATACTAAGTAAAGAAGTTACAAGTAATGATTATCCTATAAAAATAGATATTGAAAATAATTCTTGAACAATAGACTTAAATATTCTAGGAAAAGCTCTAACTGACAACTTTATTTTTGATAGAGGAACTATTTCTGGAGATATAAATTGTTTTATTAGTGATTCAGGTGTTGGTTCGTTCTTAAATACTCCTTTAAAAGAAGTTTTTCTTACAAAAGGGTGATTGACAACAATAGTTATATCTTCTGGCGGTTATGGAGATGTTTTAAATTCAGCAAATAAAGAACAAGAAAACTCTATAGAAGAAATCACTAACATGATTTATAAAATGGTAGATCAAACACCAGAAAATTATAAAGCTGTTTTTGAATGGGCTAATAATTTTGTTTCTATAGCAATTGACAACAATCAAACAATGGAGAATGCAAATGAATTAGCCTCAAAAATTTCAATCCTTAATGTGGGAGAAAAAAAATTCGAGATGGCTCAATTAGCTCTTACTTGAAGATCAAGTATTGAAAAACCATTAGGAGTATTTGAGAAATATAAATATGTGGGTATGGATATTGAATATTATGGAAATAATAAAGATTGATTCCCTGTATTTACTTTCAACAATGGTTTTGAAAATGTTAAATACTCAAGCTTTAGACATAATAAAAAATAG
- a CDS encoding adenine phosphoribosyltransferase produces MDLKKYIWDVENFPIEGVTFKDVTPLLNDKDAFKYTIDQMVEYVKEKKADVIVAPEARGFLFASAVAYAANCRFVLVRKPGKLPREVKDVEYELEYGKGHIQIHVGDLKENDNVVIVDDVLATGGTMKAIVDLVHQEKAKVNGIVFLADLSFLHEPELFQEFDTKSLITY; encoded by the coding sequence ATGGACTTAAAAAAATATATTTGAGATGTTGAAAACTTCCCAATAGAAGGAGTTACATTTAAAGATGTAACACCTTTATTAAATGACAAAGATGCTTTTAAATACACTATCGATCAAATGGTTGAATATGTAAAAGAGAAAAAAGCAGATGTTATTGTAGCTCCAGAAGCTAGAGGTTTCTTATTTGCATCAGCTGTAGCTTATGCTGCAAATTGTAGATTTGTATTGGTTAGAAAACCTGGAAAACTTCCAAGAGAAGTTAAAGATGTTGAATATGAACTTGAATACGGAAAAGGTCATATTCAAATCCATGTTGGTGACTTAAAAGAAAACGATAACGTAGTTATCGTAGATGATGTTTTAGCAACTGGTGGAACAATGAAAGCTATTGTTGATCTTGTTCATCAAGAAAAAGCAAAAGTTAATGGTATTGTTTTTCTAGCTGATTTATCATTCTTACATGAACCTGAATTATTCCAAGAATTTGATACAAAGAGTTTAATTACTTATTAA